A single region of the Gossypium arboreum isolate Shixiya-1 chromosome 12, ASM2569848v2, whole genome shotgun sequence genome encodes:
- the LOC108458628 gene encoding uncharacterized protein LOC108458628, with protein sequence MGIRAAIEHKIRVLEVYEDSILVIYQLKSEWETRDPKLISYRKLVLELIEGFDDITFYYLLRYENQMADALAMLTSLIRVNKHEDMKLIQMSICEALAHCCNIDEQEERDDHYWYHDTLRCVKNHEYPDLVAGNDKRTLRRLASDYVLDGEILYKKRKDQVLLKCVDAVEAKNILKKVHEGVCGTYTNGFTIASQIMRFGYYWSTMEGDCISYAKKWHRLIGPILPKASNGYRFIFVVIDYFTKWVEAASYASVTKSAFKIKYHNSSPYHQKINSAIEAAKKNIKKIVGKITETYKDWHEKLPFALYAYRTSVRTSIGATPYSLVYGMEAVLPIEVGIPSLRVLLELKPDEAEWIQSRGKWMPNWEGPYVVKKVFSGRALILTEMDGKSLLNPLNSDSVKKYFA encoded by the exons atgggaatcCGTGCAGCCATAGAGCATAAAATCAGGGTGTTAGAGGTGTATGAGGATTCTATACTGGTGATTTATCAGCTCAAAAGTGAATGGGAAACAAGGGACCCCAAGCTGATTAGTTACCGAAAGCTGGTCCTAGAGTTAATTGAGGGGTTTGATGATATCACTTTCTACTATCTCCTGCGATACGAAAACCAGATGGCTGATGCCTTGGCTATGTTAACTTCTTTGATCAGAGTAAATAAACATGAGGATATGAAGCTGATCCAGATGAGTATTTGTGAGGCTCTAGCTCATTGCTGCAATATCGACGAACAAGAGGAGAGAGATGATCATTATTGGTATCATGATACTCTACGATGCGTAAAGAACCATGAATACCCTGATCTGGTAGCTGGAAATGATAAGAGAACGTTGAGGAGGCTGGCTagcgactatgtcttagatggagaGATCTTGTATAAAAAGAGAAAGGATCAGGTGCTGCTAAAATGTGTTGACGCTGTTGAAGCTAAGAATATCTTGAAAAAAGTCCATGAAGGTGTCTGCGGGACGTATACTAATGGGTTCACAATAGCTAGTcaaatcatgagattcgggtATTACTGGTCTACGATGGAAGGAGATTGCATTAGTTATGCCAAgaaat GGCACAGACTCATTGGGCCGATTTTGCCGAAGGCTTCTAACGGATATCGAtttatctttgtggtcatcgattacttcaccaagtgggtagaagcTGCTTCATACGCCAGCGTCACGAAGTCGGCA TTCAAAATTAAGTACCACAACTCGTCGCCATATCACCAAAAAATAAATAGTGCAATTGAGGCAGCTAAAaaaaatatcaagaagattgtggggaaaatTACTGAGACCTACAAggattggcatgaaaagttacCATTTGCTCTGTACGCCTATCGAACATCCGTCAGAACTTCTATTGGGGCAACACCTTACTCactggtttatgggatggaggcagttTTGCCTATTGAAGTCGGAATTCCTTCTCTCCGGGTTTTATTAGAGTTAAAGCCTgacgaagcagaatggatccagtcccg AGGCaaatggatgccaaactgggaaggaccttatgtggtaaagaaggtaTTTTCTGGAAGGGCACTGATATTAACTGAGATGGATGGTAAGAGCTTGCTTAACCCATTAAATTCGGATTCAGTCAAGAAGTACTTTGCTTAA